In a genomic window of Cynocephalus volans isolate mCynVol1 chromosome 1, mCynVol1.pri, whole genome shotgun sequence:
- the PCIF1 gene encoding mRNA (2'-O-methyladenosine-N(6)-)-methyltransferase isoform X2, producing MANENHGSPREEASLLNHSPGTSNQNQPCSPKPIRFVQDLPEELVHAGWEKCWSRRENRPYYFNRFTNQSLWEMPVLGQHDVIIEIPVTPTGHLVPSSPSVPGTPTLKFWGTSPEDKQQAALLRPTEVYWDLDIQTNAVIKHRGPSEVLPPHPEVELLRSQLILKLRQHYRELCQQREGIDPPRESFNRWMLERKVVDKGSDPLLPSNCEPVVSPSMFREIMNDIPIRLSRIKFREEAKRLLFKYAEAARRLIESRSASPDSRKVVKWNVEDTFSWLRKDHSASKEDYMDRLEHLRRQCGPHVSAAAKDSVEGICSKIYHISLEYVKRIREKHLAILKENNIPEEVEASEMEPRLVYCYPVRLAVSAPPMPSVEMHMENNVVCIRYKGEMVKVSRNYFSKLWLLYRYSCIDDSAFERFLPRVWCLLRRYQMMFGVGLYEGTGLQGSLPVHVFEALHRLFGVSFECFASPLNCYFRQYCSAFPDTDGYFGSRGPCLDFAPLSGSFEANPPFCEELMDAMVSHFEKLLESSPEPLSFIVFIPEWREPPTTALTRMEQSHFKRHQLVLPAFEHEYRSGSQHICKKEEMHYKAVHNTVVLFLQNDPGFAKWGPTPERLQELSTAYRQSSRSHGSSSSSSSEAKERDLGREQGPSREPHPT from the exons ATGGCTAATGAGAATCACGGCAGCCCCCGGGAGGAAGCGTCCCTGCTGAATCACTCCCCGGGCACCTCCAATCAGAACCAGCCCTGTTCTCCAAAACCAATCCGCTTCGTGCAGGACCTCCCAG AGGAGCTGGTGCATGCGGGCTGGGAGAAGTGCTGGAGCCGGAGGGAGAACCGTCCCTACTACTTCAACCGATTCACCAACCAGTCCCTGTGGGAGATGCCCGTGCTGGGCCAGCACGATGTGATT ATTGAAATCCCTGTGACACCTACTGGCCATTTGGTGCCCAGCTCCCCCAGCGTCCCAGGAACCCCAACGCTGAAGTTTTGGGGTACATCCCCTGAGGACAAACAGCAGGCAGCTCTACTCCGACCCACTGA GGTGTACTGGGACCTGGACATCCAGACCAATGCTGTCATCAAGCATCGGGGCCCTTCAGAGGTGCTGCCCCCGCATCCTGAAGTGGAGCTGCTCCGCTCCCAGCTCATCCTGAAGCTTCGGCAGCACTACCGGGAGCTGTGCCAGCAACGAGAGG GCATTGATCCTCCTCGGGAATCTTTCAACCGCTGGATGCTGGAGCGCAAGGTTGTGGACAAAGGCTCTGACCCTCTGTTGCCAAGCAACTGTGAACCAGTCGTGTCACCTTCCATGTTTCGTGAAATCATGAATGACATTCCCATCAG GTTATCCCGCATCAAGTTCCGGGAGGAAGCCAAGCGCCTGCTCTTCAAATATGCAGAAGCTGCCAGGCGGCTCATTGAGTCCAG GAGTGCATCCCCCGACAGCAGGAAGGTGGTCAAGTGGAATGTGGAAGACACCTTCAGCTGGCTTCGGAAGGACCATTCTGCCTCCAAGGAGGACTACATG GATCGCCTGGAGCACTTGCGGAGGCAGTGTGGTCCCCATGTCTCAGCTGCAGCCAAGGACTCTGTGGAAGGCATCTGTAGTAAGATCTACCACATTTCCCTGGAGTACGTCAAACGGATTCGAGAGAAGCACCTTGCCATCCTCAAGGAAAACAATATCCCAG AGGAGGTGGAGGCCTCGGAGATGGAGCCCCGCCTGGTATACTGCTACCCAGTACGGCTGGCTGTGTCTGCTCCCCCCATGCCCAGCGTGGAGATGCACATGGAGAATAACGTCGTCTGCATCCGGTACAAGGGAGAGATGGTCAAGGTCAGCCGCAACTACTTCAGCAAGCTG TGGCTCCTTTATCGCTACAGCTGCATTGATGACTCTGCCTTTGAGAGGTTCCTGCCCCGGGTCTGGTGTCTTCTCAGACGGTACCAG ATGATGTTTGGTGTGGGCCTCTATGAGGGAACTGGCCTGCAGGGATCGTTGCCTGTGCACGTCTTTGAGGCCCTTCACCGACTCTTTGGCGTCAGCTTCGAATGCTTCGCCTCACCTCTCAACTGCTACTTCCGCCAGTACTGTTCTGCCTTCCCTGACACAGACGGCTACTTTGGCTCCCGTGG GCCCTGCCTAGACTTTGCCCCGCTGAGTGGTTCCTTTGAGGCCAACCCTCCGTTCTGCGAGGAGCTCATGGATGCCATGGTCTCTCACTTTGAG AAACTGCTCGAGAGCTCACCAGAGCCCCTGTCCTTCATCGTGTTCATCCCTGAGTGGCGGGAACCCCCCACAACAGCGCTCACCCGCATGGAGCAGAGCCACTTCAAACGCCACCAGCTGGTCCTGCCTGCTTTCGAGCATGAGTACCGCAGTGGCTCCCAGCACATCTGCAAGAA GGAGGAAATGCACTACAAGGCCGTCCACAACACAGTGGTGCTCTTCCTACAAAACGACCCTGGTTTTGCCAAGTGGGGTCCGACACCTGAGCGGCTGCAGGAGCTGAGCACTGCCTACCGGCAATCCAGCCGCAGCCATGGCTCTTCCTCATCATCCTCCTCAGAGGCCAAGGAACGGGACTTGGGCCGCGAGCAGGGCCCTAGCCGCGAGCCTCACCCCACTTAA
- the PCIF1 gene encoding mRNA (2'-O-methyladenosine-N(6)-)-methyltransferase isoform X1, whose translation MANENHGSPREEASLLNHSPGTSNQNQPCSPKPIRFVQDLPEELVHAGWEKCWSRRENRPYYFNRFTNQSLWEMPVLGQHDVISDPLGLNATPLPQDSSLVETPMAENKPRKRQLSEEQPSGNGVKKPKIEIPVTPTGHLVPSSPSVPGTPTLKFWGTSPEDKQQAALLRPTEVYWDLDIQTNAVIKHRGPSEVLPPHPEVELLRSQLILKLRQHYRELCQQREGIDPPRESFNRWMLERKVVDKGSDPLLPSNCEPVVSPSMFREIMNDIPIRLSRIKFREEAKRLLFKYAEAARRLIESRSASPDSRKVVKWNVEDTFSWLRKDHSASKEDYMDRLEHLRRQCGPHVSAAAKDSVEGICSKIYHISLEYVKRIREKHLAILKENNIPEEVEASEMEPRLVYCYPVRLAVSAPPMPSVEMHMENNVVCIRYKGEMVKVSRNYFSKLWLLYRYSCIDDSAFERFLPRVWCLLRRYQMMFGVGLYEGTGLQGSLPVHVFEALHRLFGVSFECFASPLNCYFRQYCSAFPDTDGYFGSRGPCLDFAPLSGSFEANPPFCEELMDAMVSHFEKLLESSPEPLSFIVFIPEWREPPTTALTRMEQSHFKRHQLVLPAFEHEYRSGSQHICKKEEMHYKAVHNTVVLFLQNDPGFAKWGPTPERLQELSTAYRQSSRSHGSSSSSSSEAKERDLGREQGPSREPHPT comes from the exons ATGGCTAATGAGAATCACGGCAGCCCCCGGGAGGAAGCGTCCCTGCTGAATCACTCCCCGGGCACCTCCAATCAGAACCAGCCCTGTTCTCCAAAACCAATCCGCTTCGTGCAGGACCTCCCAG AGGAGCTGGTGCATGCGGGCTGGGAGAAGTGCTGGAGCCGGAGGGAGAACCGTCCCTACTACTTCAACCGATTCACCAACCAGTCCCTGTGGGAGATGCCCGTGCTGGGCCAGCACGATGTGATT TCGGACCCTTTGGGGCTGAATGCGACCCCACTGCCCCAAGACTCAAGCTTGGTGGAAACCCCCATGGCTGAGAACAAGCCCAGAAAGCGGCAGCTCTCGGAAGAGCAGCCAAGTGGCAATGGTGTGAAGAAGCCCAAG ATTGAAATCCCTGTGACACCTACTGGCCATTTGGTGCCCAGCTCCCCCAGCGTCCCAGGAACCCCAACGCTGAAGTTTTGGGGTACATCCCCTGAGGACAAACAGCAGGCAGCTCTACTCCGACCCACTGA GGTGTACTGGGACCTGGACATCCAGACCAATGCTGTCATCAAGCATCGGGGCCCTTCAGAGGTGCTGCCCCCGCATCCTGAAGTGGAGCTGCTCCGCTCCCAGCTCATCCTGAAGCTTCGGCAGCACTACCGGGAGCTGTGCCAGCAACGAGAGG GCATTGATCCTCCTCGGGAATCTTTCAACCGCTGGATGCTGGAGCGCAAGGTTGTGGACAAAGGCTCTGACCCTCTGTTGCCAAGCAACTGTGAACCAGTCGTGTCACCTTCCATGTTTCGTGAAATCATGAATGACATTCCCATCAG GTTATCCCGCATCAAGTTCCGGGAGGAAGCCAAGCGCCTGCTCTTCAAATATGCAGAAGCTGCCAGGCGGCTCATTGAGTCCAG GAGTGCATCCCCCGACAGCAGGAAGGTGGTCAAGTGGAATGTGGAAGACACCTTCAGCTGGCTTCGGAAGGACCATTCTGCCTCCAAGGAGGACTACATG GATCGCCTGGAGCACTTGCGGAGGCAGTGTGGTCCCCATGTCTCAGCTGCAGCCAAGGACTCTGTGGAAGGCATCTGTAGTAAGATCTACCACATTTCCCTGGAGTACGTCAAACGGATTCGAGAGAAGCACCTTGCCATCCTCAAGGAAAACAATATCCCAG AGGAGGTGGAGGCCTCGGAGATGGAGCCCCGCCTGGTATACTGCTACCCAGTACGGCTGGCTGTGTCTGCTCCCCCCATGCCCAGCGTGGAGATGCACATGGAGAATAACGTCGTCTGCATCCGGTACAAGGGAGAGATGGTCAAGGTCAGCCGCAACTACTTCAGCAAGCTG TGGCTCCTTTATCGCTACAGCTGCATTGATGACTCTGCCTTTGAGAGGTTCCTGCCCCGGGTCTGGTGTCTTCTCAGACGGTACCAG ATGATGTTTGGTGTGGGCCTCTATGAGGGAACTGGCCTGCAGGGATCGTTGCCTGTGCACGTCTTTGAGGCCCTTCACCGACTCTTTGGCGTCAGCTTCGAATGCTTCGCCTCACCTCTCAACTGCTACTTCCGCCAGTACTGTTCTGCCTTCCCTGACACAGACGGCTACTTTGGCTCCCGTGG GCCCTGCCTAGACTTTGCCCCGCTGAGTGGTTCCTTTGAGGCCAACCCTCCGTTCTGCGAGGAGCTCATGGATGCCATGGTCTCTCACTTTGAG AAACTGCTCGAGAGCTCACCAGAGCCCCTGTCCTTCATCGTGTTCATCCCTGAGTGGCGGGAACCCCCCACAACAGCGCTCACCCGCATGGAGCAGAGCCACTTCAAACGCCACCAGCTGGTCCTGCCTGCTTTCGAGCATGAGTACCGCAGTGGCTCCCAGCACATCTGCAAGAA GGAGGAAATGCACTACAAGGCCGTCCACAACACAGTGGTGCTCTTCCTACAAAACGACCCTGGTTTTGCCAAGTGGGGTCCGACACCTGAGCGGCTGCAGGAGCTGAGCACTGCCTACCGGCAATCCAGCCGCAGCCATGGCTCTTCCTCATCATCCTCCTCAGAGGCCAAGGAACGGGACTTGGGCCGCGAGCAGGGCCCTAGCCGCGAGCCTCACCCCACTTAA